From Companilactobacillus heilongjiangensis, one genomic window encodes:
- a CDS encoding CPBP family intramembrane glutamic endopeptidase: MSKNLEKFFTAFILLPLCLFLIPSLIFWSPQSYQQISCDLIALIMVIILNKTWLHVEVNFFSGKRPFNQFLNAIPALVLLLLTKNPFVLSIKSPVLMGFMTILMIAICEEYIYRGILIPLSLRLTNNRLFISVLISSIGFAFAHIVNFEHGSFLVVLSQIILAFATGMLFGTLYLKSKNLSLVIVLHFISDLPLLASNGSAAVLTNSQTYGILMIVLVISLIACLISLVQLHRFSKKSSPIT; encoded by the coding sequence ATGTCTAAAAACTTAGAGAAATTTTTTACAGCGTTTATTTTATTACCACTTTGCCTTTTCTTGATACCGTCATTAATTTTCTGGTCTCCCCAAAGTTATCAGCAAATAAGTTGTGATTTGATTGCTTTGATTATGGTTATTATTTTAAATAAGACCTGGTTGCATGTTGAAGTTAATTTCTTTTCGGGCAAAAGACCGTTTAATCAATTTCTTAATGCTATTCCAGCACTTGTATTACTGTTGTTAACAAAGAATCCTTTTGTACTCTCTATTAAAAGTCCAGTTCTCATGGGCTTTATGACTATACTAATGATTGCCATTTGCGAAGAGTACATATATAGGGGAATTTTGATTCCCTTGAGCCTAAGATTAACGAATAATAGATTATTCATATCAGTACTAATTAGCAGTATTGGTTTTGCCTTTGCTCATATAGTCAATTTTGAACATGGATCTTTCCTCGTGGTTTTATCTCAGATAATTTTAGCATTTGCAACAGGAATGTTATTTGGAACTTTATATTTAAAATCAAAAAATTTATCACTTGTTATCGTCCTTCACTTCATTAGTGACCTGCCTTTACTAGCTTCCAATGGATCGGCGGCAGTACTTACCAACTCCCAAACATATGGAATATTAATGATAGTGTTAGTAATCAGTTTAATTGCTTGTCTTATTTCTTTAGTTCAGCTCCATAGATTTAGTAAAAAAAGCAGTCCAATAACGTAA
- a CDS encoding bacteriocin immunity protein, with the protein MDDTTLFNLIDDSYDEDLSNQPADYKKCLLQGAEELNNGNSNISVCLTIYQGYHNNFIVPMTLPPKNRELYQYIKNKLNDPSQKTMRDANLGYGLIATHFTFGPLN; encoded by the coding sequence ATGGACGATACAACCCTATTTAATTTAATCGATGATTCTTATGACGAAGATCTTTCAAATCAACCCGCCGACTACAAAAAGTGTCTTTTACAAGGTGCTGAGGAGCTGAACAATGGCAATAGTAATATTAGCGTATGTTTAACTATCTATCAGGGTTATCACAATAATTTCATTGTTCCAATGACACTGCCGCCTAAGAATAGAGAACTATATCAATATATTAAAAATAAACTTAACGACCCTAGCCAAAAGACAATGCGTGATGCCAACTTAGGCTACGGTTTGATTGCGACACACTTTACCTTTGGTCCATTAAATTAA
- a CDS encoding Nramp family divalent metal transporter: MSEKNKKHESLIHYANGPSLEEINDTVEVPTDAGFFKTLLAYSGPGALVAVGYMDPGNWVTSIAGGAQFKYKLLSVILISSLIAMLLQYMAAKLGIVTGRDLAQLTRDRSSRVGGFILWVITELAIMATDIAEIIGSAIALKLLFNIPVLWGVIITAFDVLLLLVLMKLGFRKIEAIVATLIMVILFVFLYEVILARPDMGQMVVGFVPDPKILQNQSMLYLSLGIVGATVMPHNLYLHSSISQARKYDRSDSKSVHQAVRFSTWDSNIQLTLAFIVNTLLLLLGAALFYGTNSDLGRFVDLFNALQDPKVAGAVASPVLSILFAVALLASGQNSTITGTLSGQIVMEGFVHMKMKLWVRRVITRLLSILPVITFAIMYNGNEAKIESLLTFSQVFLSVALPFSIFPLIKFTSNKELMGEFANNKFVEYLGYFIAIVLTILNVWLIYTTFVPSV; this comes from the coding sequence TTGAGTGAAAAAAATAAAAAGCACGAAAGCCTTATTCATTATGCTAACGGCCCTTCCTTGGAAGAAATTAACGACACCGTTGAAGTTCCGACTGATGCTGGTTTCTTTAAAACCCTATTAGCATATAGTGGTCCCGGCGCATTAGTTGCCGTGGGTTACATGGATCCAGGTAACTGGGTTACATCAATTGCCGGTGGGGCACAGTTTAAGTACAAATTACTATCCGTTATCTTGATTTCTAGTTTGATTGCGATGCTTTTGCAATACATGGCAGCTAAACTAGGCATTGTGACCGGAAGAGATTTGGCTCAATTAACTAGAGATAGAAGTTCCCGTGTGGGTGGCTTTATCCTTTGGGTAATTACTGAGTTAGCCATAATGGCAACTGATATTGCAGAAATTATTGGTTCCGCAATCGCGTTGAAATTACTATTCAATATACCGGTACTCTGGGGTGTCATCATCACCGCCTTTGACGTATTGTTACTACTGGTATTAATGAAGTTAGGTTTTAGAAAAATTGAGGCTATCGTGGCCACATTAATCATGGTTATTCTCTTTGTATTCTTATATGAAGTTATCCTAGCAAGACCAGATATGGGCCAAATGGTCGTCGGTTTTGTGCCTGATCCAAAAATTTTACAAAACCAAAGCATGCTTTACCTATCATTAGGTATCGTTGGTGCAACGGTTATGCCACATAATCTTTACCTGCACTCTTCAATTTCACAGGCCAGAAAATATGACCGTAGCGATTCAAAGAGTGTTCATCAAGCCGTTCGTTTCTCAACTTGGGATTCAAACATTCAATTAACTTTAGCTTTCATCGTTAATACTTTGCTATTACTATTGGGAGCCGCTTTATTCTATGGTACAAACAGCGATTTAGGACGTTTCGTTGACTTGTTCAATGCACTTCAAGATCCTAAAGTTGCTGGTGCAGTTGCCAGTCCCGTTCTAAGTATTCTCTTCGCGGTAGCACTTTTGGCTTCTGGTCAAAATTCAACTATCACCGGAACACTTTCAGGACAAATCGTTATGGAAGGTTTCGTCCACATGAAGATGAAACTTTGGGTACGAAGAGTTATCACACGTTTGTTGTCAATTCTTCCAGTTATCACCTTCGCCATTATGTATAACGGCAACGAAGCCAAAATCGAATCACTTTTGACATTCTCACAAGTATTCTTGAGTGTCGCATTACCATTCTCGATTTTCCCATTGATTAAATTCACTAGTAACAAGGAATTGATGGGCGAATTTGCTAATAATAAATTTGTCGAGTATTTAGGATATTTCATCGCTATTGTACTGACAATCCTTAATGTTTGGTTGATTTATACTACATTTGTTCCTAGCGTGTAG
- a CDS encoding type II toxin-antitoxin system RelB/DinJ family antitoxin — protein MSASIIEDKIVSTRVTADISERAKDNLAKQGLTVSEFIRLSLVKAANNEVRLVSFLDSSEALKAKEEAEASQVKTVGSLDDFDVWIDIIEQKK, from the coding sequence ATGAGTGCTAGTATTATTGAAGATAAAATAGTTTCAACACGTGTTACTGCAGATATTAGCGAAAGGGCTAAGGATAATTTGGCTAAGCAAGGATTGACCGTTTCTGAGTTTATTCGCTTATCTTTGGTTAAAGCCGCTAACAATGAGGTTCGTTTAGTAAGCTTTTTGGATTCATCAGAAGCACTGAAGGCAAAAGAAGAGGCTGAAGCCAGTCAAGTAAAGACTGTTGGTTCATTAGATGATTTTGATGTTTGGATTGATATAATAGAACAAAAAAAGTGA
- a CDS encoding APC family permease, with protein METLEPNKTHYLRWQVIALIDFVTIISFENIFYPFQNQGLSVVISWIFLLFSYVIPYALISSQMSLTFDNQAGGLASWVRHSSNDTLGYWTSWMYWVQSVPYIVDVSNSVIVSFSWMFLGNNTLDDKMSPFWFGILTFVIILVFIMLENVIKNSLEILSLIGGGAMFIMSALFVLLASYAVLHGHHIATQPFNWGAFKPTFSLKYFSTTGLLIFAMSGAELAAPYVVQMRDPKHEFPKAMWLLAIMTGFLTIFGTLALAMFFNANHIPHDFKMNGPYYAFQLLGNSLGVGKLLMYIFAVVQAIFMMAQLAVLLDASSRVFAGDVADKFMPKWLTKKNKKGRPIHSYTMTTGLSLFLLLLTGTLPNINTIYNWLLNINGIISPYKTCWVFFAFVAMRWHQDKFHSDYTFIKNRTGALLVGGWCLAFTFICATLGFIPQEAKFGTDAFNHQLMLNFITVIVLFGLGFVMPWLRKREQRREGLID; from the coding sequence TTGGAAACATTAGAACCAAATAAAACACATTATTTAAGATGGCAAGTCATCGCATTGATTGACTTCGTTACCATTATCAGTTTTGAAAATATTTTCTATCCTTTTCAAAACCAAGGTCTTTCCGTGGTTATCTCATGGATCTTCCTATTATTCTCTTACGTTATTCCTTATGCTTTGATTTCCAGTCAAATGAGTTTAACCTTTGACAATCAAGCCGGTGGTCTAGCTTCTTGGGTCCGTCACAGTAGTAACGATACTTTGGGTTACTGGACTTCATGGATGTATTGGGTCCAAAGTGTGCCTTATATCGTGGACGTTTCCAACTCAGTTATCGTTTCATTCAGTTGGATGTTCCTAGGTAACAACACATTGGATGATAAAATGTCACCATTCTGGTTTGGTATTTTAACATTCGTTATTATTTTAGTTTTCATCATGCTAGAAAATGTTATCAAGAATTCACTAGAAATCCTTTCTTTGATTGGTGGGGGCGCAATGTTCATCATGTCAGCCCTCTTCGTTTTACTAGCTAGTTACGCCGTTTTACATGGTCACCATATCGCTACACAACCATTCAACTGGGGTGCTTTCAAGCCAACATTTAGTTTGAAATACTTCTCAACGACCGGATTATTAATTTTCGCTATGTCAGGTGCTGAATTAGCTGCCCCTTACGTAGTTCAAATGCGTGATCCGAAACATGAATTTCCTAAAGCTATGTGGCTCTTGGCTATCATGACAGGTTTCTTAACTATCTTTGGTACATTAGCCTTAGCAATGTTCTTCAACGCCAACCACATTCCACATGACTTTAAGATGAACGGTCCTTACTATGCTTTCCAACTATTAGGTAACAGTTTAGGCGTCGGTAAATTATTGATGTACATCTTCGCCGTTGTCCAAGCAATCTTCATGATGGCGCAATTAGCTGTCTTGTTGGATGCTTCCAGTCGTGTCTTTGCCGGTGATGTCGCTGACAAATTCATGCCTAAGTGGTTGACTAAGAAAAACAAAAAAGGTCGTCCAATTCACAGTTATACAATGACAACTGGTTTGAGTTTATTCCTATTGTTATTGACAGGTACTTTGCCAAATATCAATACCATTTATAACTGGCTACTAAACATTAACGGAATCATTTCACCATATAAGACTTGTTGGGTCTTCTTCGCCTTCGTAGCAATGCGTTGGCATCAAGATAAGTTCCATTCTGATTACACATTTATCAAGAATAGAACCGGTGCTCTACTAGTCGGTGGCTGGTGTCTCGCCTTTACCTTTATCTGTGCTACTTTAGGGTTCATCCCTCAAGAAGCCAAATTTGGTACCGATGCATTCAACCATCAATTAATGTTAAACTTCATCACCGTTATCGTTTTATTCGGACTTGGCTTCGTTATGCCATGGTTACGTAAACGTGAACAACGTCGTGAAGGTTTGATTGATTAA
- a CDS encoding putative ornithine decarboxylase: MNFLKIATGNDVKINDAIEWSTVPFTMDIDVAELAAIVLNEHDTTAIDIAKDLQRTSGLGIPIIQIKTPEISEKDISAEVAAYQEKMVPGFLTDLINFAKDRPISFTTPGHHNGQYYEKHPAGVVFNRFFGKNLMFADTSDTVDELGDTMTHGGTPLTAEQKAAKTYNADKVYFCTNGTTSANSICASALLAQDDLVLFDRNNHKSLYNSALVMSGAKPVYIPTDRNALGLIGEMNPEALDEANIRKEIAKVDPEKAKAKRPFRLAIVQLETYDGVFYDAKWMIDKIGKLCDYILFDCAWGGFEQFVPIMKRLSPLSLEYGPEDPGILVTQSLHKQQAGLAQTSQILKKDAHLKGQERYVDHKHFNNAYLKFVTSSYSYPVYASLTVNAYLTSGQGNLNWWDETLRLGIEWRKELLQKSKLFRPFVPDNFANISTDELMSDSKYWEMNHGDKWHGFKEMADGQAMIDPSKITVITPGIDVENAKYQETGIPGPVVAEFLMEKRIIRAKDDLNSLLFLLTPGDTKEELDTLLNAFLEFERLYMEDAPLTEVLPRLAAQYPDRYNGYTLQKLCQEMHQYYRDNETFTLQKELFAKTDMQDYTMTPAKADQLFMKNQSELVDLKDIKGRVAVEGALPYPPGVFIVAPGEKWADVDLKYFEDLVGAIERFPGFVPEIQGVYWNKNADGSISVQAEVLKR; encoded by the coding sequence ATGAATTTTCTGAAAATTGCCACAGGTAATGATGTGAAAATCAACGACGCAATCGAATGGTCGACAGTTCCATTTACGATGGACATCGATGTTGCCGAATTAGCCGCAATCGTGCTTAATGAGCATGATACGACTGCCATCGATATTGCGAAAGATCTACAAAGAACATCAGGACTTGGTATCCCTATTATCCAAATTAAGACGCCTGAAATTTCTGAAAAAGATATCAGCGCCGAAGTAGCAGCCTATCAAGAGAAGATGGTGCCAGGATTTTTGACAGATTTAATCAATTTTGCCAAAGACCGTCCTATTAGTTTTACGACACCCGGACACCACAATGGCCAGTATTACGAAAAACACCCAGCTGGAGTCGTTTTTAATCGCTTCTTTGGTAAGAACCTGATGTTTGCTGATACGAGCGACACGGTCGATGAATTGGGCGATACGATGACCCATGGTGGAACGCCTTTAACTGCTGAACAAAAAGCTGCCAAAACTTACAACGCCGACAAAGTTTATTTCTGTACTAACGGAACAACTAGTGCTAATTCCATCTGTGCCAGTGCTTTGTTAGCTCAAGACGATTTAGTATTGTTTGACCGTAATAACCACAAATCGCTTTATAACAGTGCATTAGTCATGAGTGGAGCTAAGCCAGTTTATATTCCAACTGACCGTAACGCTCTCGGTTTGATTGGTGAAATGAATCCAGAAGCTTTGGATGAAGCTAATATTAGAAAAGAAATCGCTAAAGTAGATCCTGAAAAGGCCAAAGCTAAGCGACCATTCCGTTTGGCAATTGTCCAATTAGAAACTTATGACGGTGTCTTTTACGATGCCAAATGGATGATTGATAAGATCGGTAAACTCTGTGATTACATTTTATTTGACTGTGCTTGGGGTGGTTTTGAGCAATTCGTTCCAATTATGAAACGTTTGTCGCCATTATCATTGGAATATGGCCCCGAAGATCCCGGAATCTTGGTTACACAGTCGTTACATAAACAACAAGCCGGTTTAGCTCAGACGTCGCAAATTCTCAAGAAGGACGCACATTTGAAAGGTCAGGAGCGTTATGTTGACCACAAACATTTCAACAATGCTTATTTGAAATTCGTGACTTCAAGTTATTCATATCCAGTTTATGCTTCATTGACCGTCAACGCTTATCTAACATCAGGTCAAGGTAATCTCAACTGGTGGGATGAAACCTTGCGCTTGGGTATTGAATGGCGTAAAGAATTATTGCAGAAATCAAAATTGTTCCGTCCGTTTGTACCAGATAACTTTGCAAATATCAGTACTGACGAGTTAATGTCTGACAGTAAGTATTGGGAAATGAATCATGGCGATAAATGGCATGGATTTAAGGAGATGGCCGATGGACAGGCGATGATTGATCCATCAAAGATCACCGTTATAACGCCGGGTATTGATGTAGAAAACGCCAAATATCAAGAAACTGGAATTCCCGGTCCCGTGGTAGCTGAATTTTTAATGGAAAAACGTATCATTCGTGCCAAAGATGATTTAAATTCATTATTATTCTTGCTAACACCTGGCGACACAAAAGAAGAATTGGATACGTTATTGAATGCCTTCTTGGAATTCGAGCGCTTGTATATGGAAGATGCGCCGTTAACTGAGGTATTGCCTAGGTTGGCAGCACAGTATCCTGACCGTTATAACGGCTATACATTACAAAAGTTGTGCCAAGAAATGCATCAATATTATCGTGATAACGAAACTTTCACCTTACAAAAAGAACTGTTTGCTAAAACCGACATGCAAGACTACACAATGACACCAGCAAAGGCTGATCAACTATTTATGAAGAATCAAAGTGAGTTAGTTGATTTGAAAGATATCAAAGGCCGAGTTGCTGTCGAGGGAGCATTGCCATACCCTCCAGGGGTATTTATCGTAGCACCCGGCGAAAAGTGGGCCGATGTCGATTTGAAGTATTTTGAAGATTTAGTTGGAGCAATTGAACGATTCCCTGGTTTTGTACCTGAAATCCAAGGTGTTTATTGGAATAAAAATGCAGATGGCAGTATTTCAGTTCAAGCCGAAGTATTGAAACGATAA